Genomic segment of Candidatus Binatia bacterium:
TTGCTGCTGACGGTGATCGTCACGGCGATCCTGTGGGCAAATGGCGAGACCGCGGCGGACTGGGCGCGGCGTTTCGCGCAGCGTCTGGCCGGGCCACAGGGCGCGCGCGCGGTGATTCTTGCGGCGCTGGCCATCCGCGGCGTGGCGCTCGGCGTGGTGGTGACGGCGATTGCGCAGTCCGGCCTGGCGGGTCTGGGGATCGCGGTTGCAGGGGTGCCATTCGCGGCAGTGCTAACGGCGGTGATGTTCCTGCTTTCCATTGCCCAGGTGGGGCCGGCGTTGGTGTTGATTCCGGCCGTGATCTGGGTGTTCTGGACCCACGGTGCCGTGTGGGGCACGGCGATTCTGATCTGGTCCGTGGCCTGCAGCGCGTTCGATAACTTCTTGCGGCCGGTGCTGATCAGGCGCGGTGCCGATCTGCCGCTGCTGCTCGTTTTTGCCGGCGTGATTGGCGGCCTCTTCGGTTTTGGGGTAATCGGCCTTTTCATCGGGCCGGTCGTGCTGGCCGTGGCGTACACGCTCCTCGTTCACTGGGTGGACGAAGACGCGGGCGCGAACGAGGCCGGGTCACCGGCGGGCCGGTAGGAGGCGGGTTTACGCGCGCGCCGCCGTGGTGGCGGACGAGAAACGCGGGCGCGGGCACCACGGCGGCCACCGGCGCCGCTTGTGGGATTATCCGTTAACGTGCGGAAAGGCGGCGTTGAACCGCGCGCTGGCGTGTGGCGGCGCGCGGGTTAGACACCGGGCGGCGGGGCTGGCGAGCCGCCGGGCGGCCGATCTGGATCTTCCTTCCCTCCGTGCCCGGGATGACGGTAAACGCCGGGCGCAGTTGCGCTATCGCCGCCGCGATGAGGCGGTCCACATCCGCGTCGGTGTGTGACGGGTCGTGATGGAAGGGTACGAACTGCTTGACGTTCGCAAGGGCGGCAAACTGCATGGCTTGTTCGAGGCTGCTGTGGCCCCAGCCGACGTGCTCTGGATACTCGGACTGCGCGAACTGGGAGTCGTGGATCAGGAGATCGACGTTCGCGGCGAGCTGGTAACCGGAGGTCCACTCCGGCGCCCGCGGGAAAGGTTCGACGCCCAGCGCCGGTTCGTGGTCCGGAAGGTAGGTGACGGTTCCGGTGCTGGCGGCAATGCGATATCCGAGGGTCGGTCCGGGGTGGCAGACGAGGGCGGCGGTCACTTCGAGTTCGCCGATTTCGAAACGGTCGGTGGTGACTTCGTGCAGATGGAGGCAGCACGCCAGGTCCCGCAGGTGTACCGGGAACAGCGGCGGGGAAAGGTAGCGCATCAGGCGCTGGCGCAGCGTCAGGGTCGTGCTCGGCGGGCCCCAGATGTGGACGTCGACGCCGGCCTGGTGAATGGGCCAGAAGAAACCGAGTCCCTGGATGTGGTCAAGGTGGAGGTGGGTGAGCAGCAAGTCGACCCGGCGCGTGGTCCGGTCGAGACTCGCGGCCAGACGGCGCACGCCGGTTCCCGCGTCGAGGATGAGACGGGTGCCGGCGGGTCCCACGACCTCGACGCAGGACGTGTTGCCGCCATAGTGGGTGGTGTCCACTCCGGGCGCGGCCAGCGAGCCGCGCGTGCCCCAGAGAGTGACGCGCATCAGTGTCCCACCTCGTGAAAGACCAGCATCGCCCCGAGATTGCGCTCGCCCTGACAAGACAGCGGGAACGCAATCGCCTCCAATTTCCGCCGCGTACGATCGAGGCCCTGCACCCACAGGAACGCGTGGGCGACGCGGCGTTCGCTGAGGGCAACCATCAGCGGCAGTCGGGCGGCGGGGATCGGTCGGCCGGCGTCGTCGGTCGGCATCCAGGATGTGGCCCACTCGTCCGCCGGCATCTCGCCGGTCTCCTCGAAGCGGACGCCGAGGACACGTTCCGCCGCTTCGTTGTAAAACACGAGCGTGCCGCCGGCGTCGACGATGAACGCCGGCAGCGTGAGGGAGCTGGCCAACTGACGGGTCAGGATGACCTCGACCTCTTTATGTTCCATGCGGCGCGTCGCCTCTCCGGCCAAAGGCTCTTCCCCGCCCGTGCGGTGCCCCGGTGCCCGAAAGGTATCCCAACTAATTCTAGTTACCACAGGTTTTTGCGGGCATGGCAACCCCCTTCTGAGGGCCGGTGCGCCCGCCGGGCGTGGTGGACTCGGAACCCGCGCGTGGTGTAGGGGAGGCGGCGGGAGGATCGTCTGTATGCGACTGCAAGGACAGGTGGCCGTGGTTACCGGCGCGGCTCGCGGTATCGGCCTGGGAATCGCTCGCTGTCTGGCCGCCGAGGGGGCATCGATCGGCATCGTCGACATCGACGGAACCGAGGCCCAAACGGCCGCCGCCAACCTCGGCGTGCCGGCCATCGGTATTGCCGCCGACATCTCCCAGGAGCGGGAGGCCATCGCCGCCGTCGATGCCGTTGCCGAGCGCTTTGGCGGGCTCGACATTATGGTCAACAATGCCGGGGGCGGTGGGCCGAACAGCGTGCTCTCGGTCGGCAACCCCTTCACCCGCGTCGAACAGGCCGGATGGGACGACCAACTGACAACCAACCTGCGAACCACCTTCGCCGGCTGCAAGGCGGCCATTCCCCACCTCGAACGGCGCGGTGGCGGATCGATCGTCAATATCGCCTCGATCGCCGGACTGGTGCCGAACCCCGCCATTCCCGCCTACGGGGCGGCGAAGGCCGGGGTGATTCACGTGACTCGTAGTCTGGGGCTCGAACTCGGACCGAAGAACATCCGGGTCAACGCCATCTGCCCAGGCTTCTTGTGGACGAGGGCGTGGGAAATGCTCGCCATGCTGCTCAAGATGACGGTCCCTCGCTACGCCGACATGGAGCCGCGCGACATCTTCATGGATCAGGTGCGCAGCGCGACGCCACTGGGACGCGAGCAGACTCCCGAGGACATCGGCAAGCTCGTCGTGTTCCTCGCCAGCGCCGACGCGCAGAACATCACAGGTCAGGCGATCTCGGTGGACGGTGGCATCACGCTGCGCGTCGGGCCCAGCCGCGACGTCGGCTGAGAGTCCGATGGCGGGACCGTTCCGCCTGGTCGACCGTGTGATCGAGGTAATCCCGGGCGAGCGGATCGTGGCGCTGAAGAACGTGAGTCTCAACGAACCGTACCTCGCCGGACACTTTCCCGGCATGCCGATCGTGCCGGGTGTGCTGATTTGCGAGAGCCTGGCTCAGGCCGGTGCGATCCTGCTCGAACGTTCCGCTGGTGCATCCGGACCGGTCGAGCTCGCCGGCCTCGACGCTGTGCGCTTCCGGCGGCCGGTGTGGCCCGGGGACCAGATCCGTCTCGAGGTCGAGTTGCAAACGCGGCGCGGGGCGGTGTGGAAGATGCGCGGCCGAGCGCTGGTCGACGGTGAAGTGGTCGCCGACGGGGTGCTGCGGTTACGCGACGCGTGAGCCGTTGCCGGTCTACCACAGGCGAAAGATCAGCCCGAGAACGACCACGATCATGCGCAGCGTGTCGACGACCGGCCGGAAATGGCTGGCGTGCTCCGCCGGCGGCGGGTAGTACACGTCGACCGGAACCGATTCGATCCGGATCCCCGCGCGCACGGCACGGATCAACACCTCCGTTTCGAACGCAAAGTGATGCGCGCGCAGCGGCAGGCGCAGCACCGCGGCGAGCGGGTAGACACGAAATCCCGACTGGGTGTCGGGAATCGCCTGCCCGCAGGCGATCTCTACCCAGCGGTTCGCGAAGCGGTTACCGAACAGCCGTAACGGCGCCGCTTCGACCCTGTCCATTCGCCGCGCCCCGAGGATCAACGCTTCCGGTGAGTCGGCCAGAGCTTGCAGCAGGGCGGGGATCTGCGACGGGAGGTGTTGCCCGTCGCCGTCCATGGTCAGGGCGTGGCTGACGCCCGCGGCGTGCAACGCGCGCATGCCGGTGAGCAGGGCGACACCCTTGCCGCGGCGCTGCGGGTGGGTGACGACGGCGGCGCCGGCGCCGCGCGCTTGCACGGCGGTGTCGTCGCCGGAGCCGTCGTCGACCACCAGCACGTCGGAAACATGCTGCCGGGCGCCGGTCACGACGCCGCCAATCGTGGCACCGCAGTCGAGGGCGGGAATCAGGACGGCCACCGACGGCACGGAACCTCCATCCGTGGCGGCGCGGGTATCAAGCCGGTTGCGCCAGCTCGCGGGTAATAGCCGCCCGCACCCGCTGCATGAGATCGTCCCGGTCTTCGTAAGTCAGACCCCGCGTGGGGATCGGCGACAGGACGACGATCTCGACCTCGCCGGGAAGGATCGACAGTCGCGCCCCTTTCGGCATCACCTCGTGGGTTCCCTTGCAGACCACCGGGACGATGGGCACGCCGGCGCGGATGGCGGTGACGAACGCGCCCTTCTTGAACGGCAGCAGGCGCCCGTCCTCGCTGCGGGTCCCCTCGGGAAAGACGATCGCGGATACCCCGGCTGCACTTGCCCGGTTCATGCGGTCGATGGCATTCGGGCGGTCGTCGCGATCGATCGGGATCATGCCCATGCGCCGCAGCACCAGGCCCAGGACCGGCTCGCGGAAGAGATCGACCTTGGCGGCGAAGCGATTGTTTCCCGGGAGGTAGCCCAGCAAGGCGACGATGTCGAAGTGGCTCTGGTGGTTAGGCGCGAAGACGTACGGTTCGTTCCCGAGCTGCTCGGCGCCGCGGATGCGTATGCGCACCCCGCACATACGCGCCAGATTGCGCGCCTGCGCCTTGGCGAAGCGCCAGACGAGGTTCTCGTTGCGCAGCACGAGGGACATCGCCACGGCGATCGATCCCATGGCGAACAGCATGCCGCGAAAGAAAAGCCGGTTGACGACGATCCGGCCGCGAGAGACGGGTTGGTCGGCGGCGGAGACGCTCTCGGCCGGCGGTGCGGAAGTGGGCATCAGGTGTTGCTCCCGTGTATGTCGGTCGGTCCACGCGAGTTTCTGGACATGGTCAGCCCGAATAGCGCGGCCCGAATTGACTTGCCACCGGGTTTTTCGGAAACTCTCGGACTCCACCAGCCGATCGTGAGTTCGCCATGCGCGTCTATCTCGTCTCGCCGACGCACTACGCCCCCGACGGTTCGTTGCACAGGACGACGCGTTACTGGACGAGCGGCGTGACGTTGCCGTACCTCAAGGCGCTGACGCCACCGGGCTTCAAGGTGTCCTTTGTCGACGAGCTGTTCCACGACGTCGACCTCGATCGCGACTGCGACATCGTCGGGTTGACGGCCATGGGCCCGCAGATCAGGCGGGCCTACGACCTCGCCGAGCGTTTCCGCGACCGCGGCAAGCGGGTCGTACTGGGAGGGACGTGGGTGAGTCTCACGCCCGAGGAGTCGATGCGGCACGCCGACGCCGTCGTCGTCGGCGAAGCCGAGCACCTGTGGGCGGAAGTGCTGGCCGACCTGGCGGCGGGCCGCAGTGCGGGTATCTACCGGGCGCGCCGGTGGCACTCGCTCGAGAACCTGCCGCGCTTCGACTACACCTCGCTGCCCCTGCTGAAATACGACGTCTACCGGAAGAGCTGGCTTTATCGCATGTACTTCCACTGGCCGGTGATCTTCTCGCGCGGCTGTCCGCATCCCTGCCAGTACTGCGCGGTGCAGACCTACTACGACCGCAGCTACCGCACGCGGCCGGTCGAGGAAGTCATCGAGGACGTGCGCACCATCAAGGCGCTTGGCGGCAATCGAATCCTCTTCCTCGACGACAATCCGATCGGCCGCCCCGACGCGGCCAAGGAGCTGTTTCGGGCCCTCATCCCGTTGCGGGTGAAGTGGGCGAGCCAGTCGACGATCAATATCGCCCGCGATCCCGAGCTCCTCGACCTGGCGGCGCGCAGCGGGTGTGTGAGCCTCTCGCTGGGACTGGAGAGCATCAATCCGGCCAGTCTCGACGCGATCGGCAAGGGCTTCAATCTGCCGGGACGGTTTGCGCGGGATATCGCCGCCATTCGCGCCCGTGGCATTCAGGTGATCGCACTGCTGATGCTCGGGCTGGACGGCGATACGGTCGACACCTTCGGCCGGTCGCTGCAATTCCTGATCGACAACAAGATCTCGTTTCTGAAACTGTTCACGCCGTGCCCGTATCCGGGAACTGCGTTCCACGACGCTCTGAGCGGCGCCGGGCGCATCGTGACCACCGACTGGAGCCGGTACGACTACGGCAGCGCGCTCATCCGGCCGGCGCAGATGAGTACCGACGAGATGATGGCCGGTTTCCAGTACGTCTACGAGGGATTCTATTCGGTGAGTGCCATTGCGCGCAGGCTGTTTCCGCCCCCCATGGGCAGCTACCTCGAGACCCTCGCGTACCTGGTCGCCAACCTCAAGGTGAACCGCTACCTGCGCCGCCACGAAGCAGCCTGGGCGACGATCTCCTAGCCCACGCGTCGGATCGCCTGGAACTCACGCGCGGCGGGCACGAGAGGCAGCCTCAATCCGGCAGAATGGCCCGGTGCCCGCGGGCGCGTGCAGTGACTTGTTCGGCACTCCATCTGCGGGTACCGCCGAGCCGGGCGCTCCTCCGTACTCGTACTCGTTCACGTACTCGTACTCGTTCACGTACTCGTACTCGTTCACGTACTCGTACACGTTCACGTACTCGTACACGTTCACGTACTCGTACACGGCCACTTCCTCGCAGGCGTGCAACCGCCCGCGTTTCACTTTCATCGCTGCGTGCCCTCGGTCCGTGTACGAGTACGTGTACCGCTTCGCTGAGTACGTGTACGGAGTGGAAGCCGAACTGCCGATACAGCCGCGAACGTGCGCTCCGCACGCGTAAGGTTACGCGAACACACGCACTCCACCCGCGAGACCTGCCGGTCGCGGAAGGCCACCTGGAACTCGCGGCGATAGCAGGGGGCAATTGACAGGCGCTGAAATCGTGCGGTACACGCTGGCGTCGCGTCGCCCATTGGCGTCGCGAGTGGGGCACTGCTTGGATTCGATGAGCGCGGAGAGGGCTGCAGCACGATCGGCGGCGGAACGGGTAAGCGCTCCGGCCCCGGCAAGGGCAGGCGGCCCGCGGCGCCGGACCGTGCTGGCGCGGACGGTCGCGGCGTTTCTCGTCCTTGCTACGCTGCCGTTTGTCGGCGGCTGCCTGATGTTTGCCGGGCGGCACTGGGAGGAAGTTCGCCAGTCGGTCGTCGAGCCCGTCAACTCCTCCATGCACCGCCACCTGCCCCGTGACATCAAGGCGAAGGACAAGACCGCAATCCTCGCCCATTACGCCACCGATACGGGGACCGGTCTTACGTGGGATGCCGCGACACCGGTCAGCGACGGATTCGCGGAACGGCGCACGCGCTGGTCGGGACGGTCCGGCCCGGAGCCGATCGGACACCGTTACGACATTCTCCTCGCGCAGTTCCGCGACATCGAAAAGGCCGACCTCCGCATCCATCGGGTGCACTGGGACCGGCCGTCGCCGCTCGGATATCCCGCCGACTTCCACCTGATCGTGCGCGGGGTGGCGCCAAACGGCGAACGAATGCTCCTCGATCAATGGACCCGCGTCTGGATCGACCGCCGCAACGACCGCTGGGTGATCGCCGGCGAGGAAGTCCGCAGTCGAGAGACCGTCAGCGCGGCGCAGCCGCGGTTCGAGATCGCAACCGAAGCGGCAGGCATCCGCGACGTTCACGAGGTGGAAGGATCGCCGGTGTTTCGGCTCATCGGCGACATGGCCGGCAGCTCGGGTGCGGCGGTGGCCGATATCGACTGCGACGGCTTCGAAGATGTTGCCCTGTTGAGCAGTTCGCGGCTCGCGCTTTACCGCAACAGCGGCGACGGCACGTTTTCCGACGCGACGGCGGCCAGCGACTTTCCTCCACGGCTCGATATCGCGGGAACCGGCCTGGTGTTCTTCGACGCCGACAACGACGGCGATCCGGATCTGTGGATCGTCGGTATTCGCGGCGAGCGCTTCTACCGCAACGATGGCTGCTCCCGTTTCACCGACGTCTCCGAGAACGCCGGCATCGGACCGAGCGCCTGGTCGAGCATGCCCATCGTTGCGGACTACGACCGCGATGGCTTCCTCGATGTGTTCGTCGTCCGTATGGGGGATCACGAGAACACGGCGCCGGAGCCGAACTGGGATGCCCGCAACGGGGTTGGCGACTCGCTGTACCGAAACAACGGCGACGGCACCTTCACCGATGTCTCCGAAGTCGCCGGCATCAGAGAGCCGGGTTGGGGACTCGCCGGCGCGTGGGGCGACTACAATAACGACGGCTATCCGGACATTTACGTCGGCAACGAATTCGGGACCAACGCTCTGTACCGCAATAACCGCGATGGAACGTTTACCGACGTCGCGGCAGTGGCCGGCGCGGAAGACCGCGGTGCGGCGATGGGGATTGCGTGGGGCGACTACGACAACGACGGGGATCAGGACATCTTCGTTTCCAACATGTACGCCAACTCGCGGTGGGTGTTGTTCCATCCGGAGTTCCCGCCGCCGGTGCCGTGGTACTTTAGTTGGGTGCCCCGGTCGGACGTCGAAAAGATCATCGAGGAGCTTACCCGCGGCAGCTCGTTGCTGCGCAACAACGGCGACGGCACCTTCACCGACGTCAGCGAGGCGGCCGGCGTGCGCGACACGCAATGGGGGTGGGGCGCGGAGTTCCTCGACTACAATAACGACGGCCGGCTCGACATTTACGCCAGCAACGGGTTCATCACGGGGGACCTCCCCGACGATATATGACTGGACATGTTCGACGGCGTCGGTCGACGCCGCGACCAGAGGACCGGGCAACTGGTGAGCATCGGTGAGCACAGCCTCAACGGCATGGAGCGCGACTATCTTCTGCGCAACAACGGCGACGGTACGTTCGTAGACGTCGCCTACGTCAACGCCGCCGACCGGATCGAGGACGGGCGCGGGGTGTCGATCGTCGATTACGATCAGGATGGGCAGGTCGACGTCGTCCTGCGGAACTATCGGCAGCCGGCGCAACTGCTGCACAATCGCGGTGGATCCGGCCACTGGCTGGAGATCGACCTGGAGGGCACGCGCAGCAACCGCGACGCCGTCGGCGCCCGAATTACGGTAGCGGCCGGAGGGAAGCGGCAGACTCGCGAGGTGCGGGCCGGCTCGGCGTATCTTTCGGCGTCGTCGTTGGTCCAGCACTTCGGACTCGGCAAGGCGGATCGCGCCGATGAAGTTCGCATCGACTGGCCCTCCGGCGAGGTGACGCTCCTGTTCGATACCGTGGCCGATCGCCGCCTCTTTGTACGCGAGGGGGATACTCGGGCCACCACGGCGGGAGTGCCCATGACCTGGCGGTAGTCTCAAGACGCTGAAAATGTGGTGCCCTCCGCGGGGGGCTGACGCCCGAACAGAAAAGAACCAGGCGGCGGGGAAATATGCCGACTGCCGGATCCCGAACGTCAACGAGCTGCAGAGTCTCGTCAACTACGGCGCGTCGTATCCTTCGGTGCACGGTGCCTTCAACTCGAGTTGCACGGCCGGTTGCACGGTCGACGGGGTCGGCGGGCCGGTGTGCAGCTGCACCGCTTCGGGCAACTACTGGTCGTCTACTACGTATCAGAACACCCCGGGCAACGCGTGGCACGTCTACTTCGGCAATGGGGAAGCGGACGCGAACAATAAGTCCACCAGCCCCTATGTCCGTGCCGTGCGTGGGTACGCGCGCGCACGCCACGTTTATGGGGCGACTGGCTTGAGCCCGGCGATTCATCGTCGGGTCAGGGATCTCGGCTCGGCGGGAGCCTCGCCATCCAAATCCGACTTCTTTGCGCCATCCGCGCTCCGCTGCAATTGCAAATCAGCGCTCCCAGAGGATCTGCGCCGCCTCCAACGGCACCATCGCGGCCGGGTGAGCGGGGACGACGCGGGCCGTGTAATCGTTCGGCGAGCGGTCCGCCGCCACGTCGCCGGAATAGAGAAACGCGTTGGTGGCCCCCGTTAGCGCCGCGCCGCGCTGCAATGGCACGCGCACCGGGGCGCCGCCGTCGAGGCCTTCCGCGTACAACTCGATCGCCACGCTGCCGGCGTCGACGTCGCCGAGATAGACGTGAATGTCGAACCGATGCCGGTTCTTGGCCGTATTGACGCGGACGTCCCCGAACCTCAAGGTGCCCCAGCGCTGAGCCAGGGTTCGTGACCAGCGCAGGATCTCGGCGCCGAGCCGGCCCTTATCGGCGGCTCGGCCCGCGTACGCCTGCGCCGCGGCCAGGTAGTGCTTCTCCGTGTACTCGCGCACGGCCCGGTTGGTCGAGAACCGGGGCGTAAGACGCGCCATGCTGGCGCGCATCTTTGCCACCCAACCAGCCGGAATACCGTCGCCGTTGCGCGTGTAGAACAGGGGCACCACTTCGGTTTCGAGGAGTCGGTACAGGGTCTCGGCCTCGGCGGCATCCCACGCCGGATCGTCGCCGTGCTCCTTGCCGTCGCCCAGCGCCCAGCCGAACTCCGGCGCGTACGCCTCCGCCCACCAACCGTCGAGCTCGGAAAAGTTGAGGCCGCCGTTAACCAGCACCTTCATGCCGCTCGTACCGCACGCTTCCCACGGCCGCCGCGGGTTGTTCAGCCAGAGATCGACCCCCTGCACCAGGTTCTCGGTGACCGACATGTCGTAGTCGGCGACGAACGCAACGTGGCGCGCGACTGCCGGATCGCGTGTGAACTGCACCCACTGCCGCACGAGCGCTTTGCCCGGTTCGTCCTGGGGATGCGCTTTGCCCGCAACGACGATTTGCACCGGCATCTTGGGGTTGGTGAGCAGGCGCATCAGCCTCTGCGGGTCGCGCAGCAGCAGATTCGGCCGCTTGTAGGTCGCAAAACGCCGGGCAAAGCCGATGGTGAGCGCGTCGGGGTCGAAGATCTGCTCGGTTTCTCCGACCTCGCGTGCGGAGGCTCCGGCGGCGGCGAATTGCCGCGCGAGTCGCTGCCGGGTCCAGCGTACGAGGTCCCGGCGGCCGTTGGAGCGGAGCTGCCAGAGTTCGGCGTCGGTGGCCTTCTGGAAGTCCTGCTCGACTTTCGGCATTCCCTCGAGCCAACGCGCCTGACCGCAACGCTTCGTCCACAGGGCGTCAGCCGCGGCCGAATCCCAGGTCGGGGCATGGACGCCGTTGGTCACCGCGCCGACGGGCACCTCCGCCACCGGCCAGCGCGGAAAGAGCGGGGCGAACAGGCCGCGACTGACGACGCCGTGAAGCTCGCTGACGCCGTTGACTGCGCCACTCGCCCGGATCGCCAGATAAGCCATGTTGAAGGACTCCGAAACATCCGCCGGGTTACCCCGCCCGAGCGCCAGCACGGCGTCCACGCCGATGCCGAGATCGTCTGCGTACGGCGACATGTAGGTGCGGAACAACCCGGGCTCGAAGCGATCGAACCCGGCAGGTACGGCGGTGTGAGTCGTGAACAGATTGCCCGCGCGGGTGACGACCAGCGCGACGTCGAAGGGCTGTTGGTTCGCGCGCATGAAGTCGCGCGCGCGCTCGAGCACCGCGAAGGCTGCGTGCCCTTCGTTCAGATGACACACGATTGGGTCGACGCCGATCGCGCGCAGCAGCCGCCAGCCGCCGATGCCGAGGACCATTTCTTGTTGCAGCCGCAGCTCGGGGCCGCCCCCGTAGAGTTCGCTGGTGATACCGCGGTCCGCGGGCAGATTCGCGGGGTCGTTGCTGTCGAGCAGGTACAGTCGGGCACGGCCCACACGCACCTCCCAGGTGCGCAACCACAACTTGCGCCCGGGCAGGTCGATGCTCAGCCGCAGCCACTCGCCGTCGGTGCGCACCGGCACCACCGGCATCTGTACGGGATCGTTGTGCGGGTAAAGGGCCTGCTGCCCGCCGTCCCGGTCGAGCACCTGGCGGAAGTACCCCTGCTGATAGAGCAGTCCGACGCCATGAACCGGCACGCCGAGATCGCTGGCCGCCTTAAGCTGGTCGCCGGCGACGTTGCCGAGGCCGCCGGAGTAGATCGGTAGCGCTTCGGTCAGCATGAACTCCATGCAGAAGTACGCCACCGCCCCGAGCGGCGGTTGCGGATGCGCCGCCTGGAACCATGCCGGCGCCTGCAGCACCTGCCGGTAGGCCTCGAGAATCGCGCGACCGAGCTTCTGCACTTTCGGGTCCGCTGCCAGTTCCTTGAGTCTCGATTCGGACACCGTCTGCAGAATCAGCCAGGGGTTGCGCGTGAGCGCCCACACCTCCGGATCGATCAGCTTCCAGAGTTCGTCCGCCGAGTGAATCCAGTACCAGCGCGTATCCAGGGCCAGCTCGGCAAGGAATTCGATTCCCTTGACCGGGGGCAGCAAGTATCGGAATCCCTCTTCAGCCATCGTGTCCTCCCTCTCTGCCTCGACCCCCACAGTGGACCGTGGGACAGCCGCAAGTTGGACTCCACTGCTGCCCCGATGTACAGTCTTTGTCGGATCTTGCAAGCTGCGGAGCACGGACAACGAGGAGGAGGACGGCGACGATGTACGGCAGGTCGATAACAACGGGCGTAGTGCTGGTGGTGGCCGCGGCCGTGCTGGCGGCAGGGTGCAGTGCGATCCGGCGCAGCGAAGCGGAGAGCACGGAGGAGATCCTTGCCGCGGCGGGCTTCACGATGCAGGTCGCCGACGACCCGACCGAAGCGGCGAAACTGGAAGCCCTCGACCCGCCGCTCAAACTGATCTCGCGCGTCAAGGATGGGAAGGTGGTTTACACATACGCCGACCCTTACAACTGCAAATGCGTCTACGTCGGAACCGAGGCCCAGTACCAGCAGTACCGCCGTCTCGCCCTGCAAAAGCAGATCGCCGACGAACAGCTCGAAGCCGCCGAAGCCGCCGAGAGCGCGGCGACGATGGGTCCGTGGTGGTGGTGGTAATAGTCGGCCGCGCGTCAGCCAAACCATGACGGCGCCGTTCGAGATCGTCGTCGACGGGCCGGCGGCGCTCGCCGAGGTCTTTTGCGAGCGGTTCACGGCGGCCGCCGCAGCGGCGGTCGCGGAGCGCGGGCGCTTCACCATCGCGCTTCCCGGCGGTTCCGTGGCGCAGACCTTCTTCCCACCCCTCGCGCACGCGCAGGTCGATTGGCGCAGCGTGCAGGTCGTCTGGGGCGACGAGCGCGCGGTGCCGCCCGACGATCCGGAGTCGAACTTCGGAGCGGCCCGCGCGGCGTTGCTTGACCGCGTTCCGATCCCCGCTGCGAACATCCATCGCATGGCCGCCGAGGCGGCGGATATGGACGCCGCGGCCGCCGCGTACGGGCGCGATCTGCGCGGCCTGCTGGGCTCGCCGCCGCGCCTGGACATTGCTCTCCTCGGGGTTGGACCCGAGGGGCACGTCTGCTCGTTGTTTCCGGGCCATGCCGCGCTGACCGAGCAAGACGCCTGGGTGGTGGCCGTGCACGATTCGCCCAAACCTCCACCGCAACGCTTGACCCTCACGCTGCCGGCGTTGTGCACCGCCGCGCTCGTTTGTGTCG
This window contains:
- a CDS encoding glycosyltransferase family 2 protein, whose translation is MGGVVTGARQHVSDVLVVDDGSGDDTAVQARGAGAAVVTHPQRRGKGVALLTGMRALHAAGVSHALTMDGDGQHLPSQIPALLQALADSPEALILGARRMDRVEAAPLRLFGNRFANRWVEIACGQAIPDTQSGFRVYPLAAVLRLPLRAHHFAFETEVLIRAVRAGIRIESVPVDVYYPPPAEHASHFRPVVDTLRMIVVVLGLIFRLW
- the fabZ gene encoding 3-hydroxyacyl-ACP dehydratase FabZ is translated as MAGPFRLVDRVIEVIPGERIVALKNVSLNEPYLAGHFPGMPIVPGVLICESLAQAGAILLERSAGASGPVELAGLDAVRFRRPVWPGDQIRLEVELQTRRGAVWKMRGRALVDGEVVADGVLRLRDA
- a CDS encoding SDR family oxidoreductase, with the translated sequence MRLQGQVAVVTGAARGIGLGIARCLAAEGASIGIVDIDGTEAQTAAANLGVPAIGIAADISQEREAIAAVDAVAERFGGLDIMVNNAGGGGPNSVLSVGNPFTRVEQAGWDDQLTTNLRTTFAGCKAAIPHLERRGGGSIVNIASIAGLVPNPAIPAYGAAKAGVIHVTRSLGLELGPKNIRVNAICPGFLWTRAWEMLAMLLKMTVPRYADMEPRDIFMDQVRSATPLGREQTPEDIGKLVVFLASADAQNITGQAISVDGGITLRVGPSRDVG
- a CDS encoding 1-acyl-sn-glycerol-3-phosphate acyltransferase; its protein translation is MPTSAPPAESVSAADQPVSRGRIVVNRLFFRGMLFAMGSIAVAMSLVLRNENLVWRFAKAQARNLARMCGVRIRIRGAEQLGNEPYVFAPNHQSHFDIVALLGYLPGNNRFAAKVDLFREPVLGLVLRRMGMIPIDRDDRPNAIDRMNRASAAGVSAIVFPEGTRSEDGRLLPFKKGAFVTAIRAGVPIVPVVCKGTHEVMPKGARLSILPGEVEIVVLSPIPTRGLTYEDRDDLMQRVRAAITRELAQPA
- a CDS encoding B12-binding domain-containing radical SAM protein, whose amino-acid sequence is MRVYLVSPTHYAPDGSLHRTTRYWTSGVTLPYLKALTPPGFKVSFVDELFHDVDLDRDCDIVGLTAMGPQIRRAYDLAERFRDRGKRVVLGGTWVSLTPEESMRHADAVVVGEAEHLWAEVLADLAAGRSAGIYRARRWHSLENLPRFDYTSLPLLKYDVYRKSWLYRMYFHWPVIFSRGCPHPCQYCAVQTYYDRSYRTRPVEEVIEDVRTIKALGGNRILFLDDNPIGRPDAAKELFRALIPLRVKWASQSTINIARDPELLDLAARSGCVSLSLGLESINPASLDAIGKGFNLPGRFARDIAAIRARGIQVIALLMLGLDGDTVDTFGRSLQFLIDNKISFLKLFTPCPYPGTAFHDALSGAGRIVTTDWSRYDYGSALIRPAQMSTDEMMAGFQYVYEGFYSVSAIARRLFPPPMGSYLETLAYLVANLKVNRYLRRHEAAWATIS
- the ydiK gene encoding AI-2E family transporter YdiK, encoding MQPVRAPDLTRTTFQLLALGGLIAASVWILRPFLMSIAWAIMIVVATWPLMVRVQAWLGGGRAVAVGVLTLALVFVLVVPFYLGVTAVATNAHEIVEWSKSLATLTVPEPPSWVATLPVVGPKLVVRWQQLAAVESDELAMRLAPYAQTLVRWLLGLVGGAGLLLVELLLTVIVTAILWANGETAADWARRFAQRLAGPQGARAVILAALAIRGVALGVVVTAIAQSGLAGLGIAVAGVPFAAVLTAVMFLLSIAQVGPALVLIPAVIWVFWTHGAVWGTAILIWSVACSAFDNFLRPVLIRRGADLPLLLVFAGVIGGLFGFGVIGLFIGPVVLAVAYTLLVHWVDEDAGANEAGSPAGR
- a CDS encoding MBL fold metallo-hydrolase codes for the protein MRVTLWGTRGSLAAPGVDTTHYGGNTSCVEVVGPAGTRLILDAGTGVRRLAASLDRTTRRVDLLLTHLHLDHIQGLGFFWPIHQAGVDVHIWGPPSTTLTLRQRLMRYLSPPLFPVHLRDLACCLHLHEVTTDRFEIGELEVTAALVCHPGPTLGYRIAASTGTVTYLPDHEPALGVEPFPRAPEWTSGYQLAANVDLLIHDSQFAQSEYPEHVGWGHSSLEQAMQFAALANVKQFVPFHHDPSHTDADVDRLIAAAIAQLRPAFTVIPGTEGRKIQIGRPAARQPRRPVSNPRAATRQRAVQRRLSAR
- a CDS encoding PAS domain-containing protein; translated protein: MEHKEVEVILTRQLASSLTLPAFIVDAGGTLVFYNEAAERVLGVRFEETGEMPADEWATSWMPTDDAGRPIPAARLPLMVALSERRVAHAFLWVQGLDRTRRKLEAIAFPLSCQGERNLGAMLVFHEVGH